The proteins below come from a single Bacteroidales bacterium genomic window:
- a CDS encoding bifunctional nuclease family protein — MIRLVFKEIISSDKSDDAAILILKEFSGERELPITITIQAAENINLVINGNRNIRPDIYDSFCEFVQKSFCKLDYVYIHKYEYGLFYCYMYFFDKDGNQLIIEQARPSDALIIAFKYHADIFCEDIVLEEVASELPKGFINKILFSDDTAGLSTNDRTDDIIVDEFGNAEKLSKLSLEEINIRLDLALKNENYKYAAKLRDARNKKL; from the coding sequence ATGATTCGTTTAGTATTTAAAGAGATAATTTCAAGTGATAAATCCGATGATGCTGCTATTTTAATATTAAAAGAGTTTTCGGGCGAAAGAGAACTTCCTATTACAATTACTATACAAGCGGCTGAAAATATCAATTTGGTAATTAATGGAAATAGAAATATCCGTCCGGATATATATGATTCTTTCTGCGAATTTGTTCAAAAATCTTTCTGTAAATTAGACTATGTCTATATTCATAAGTATGAATACGGATTATTTTACTGCTATATGTATTTTTTTGATAAGGATGGAAACCAATTAATAATTGAACAGGCTCGTCCTTCAGATGCGTTAATTATTGCATTTAAATATCATGCCGATATTTTTTGTGAAGATATTGTATTGGAGGAAGTTGCTTCGGAATTACCCAAGGGTTTTATTAATAAGATTCTTTTTTCTGATGATACTGCAGGTTTATCTACAAATGATAGAACAGATGATATTATTGTTGATGAATTTGGTAATGCTGAAAAATTATCGAAATTATCTTTAGAAGAGATAAATATTCGCCTTGACTTGGCTTTGAAAAATGAAAATTATAAATATGCTGCAAAATTAAGAGATGCTAGAAATAAAAAATTATGA
- a CDS encoding purine-nucleoside phosphorylase: MNNKYQKSVDYIKSKINYQPHIAIILGSGLHSLGENIDNPVVIPYADIPEFPVSTAPGHKGNLIFGQIHGVNVVIMQGRFHFYEGYPMTVVTYPVRVFSLLGVKYLFVTNAAGGINKNFGVGDIMLINDHICMTQNPLIGKNLDEFGERFPDMTVPYDKELRNIALEVARGESIDLKQGVYIGVTGPSFETIAEVNFFRTVGADAVGMSTVPEVIVARHCGMKVFGMSMITNAAAMEDASVLNDGADVLYQADKEANRMEKIVREMIKRIKS, translated from the coding sequence ATGAATAACAAATATCAAAAATCTGTTGACTACATTAAATCAAAAATAAATTATCAACCTCATATTGCCATTATTCTTGGTAGTGGCTTGCACAGCTTGGGCGAAAATATTGATAATCCGGTTGTTATTCCTTATGCTGATATACCGGAATTTCCTGTTTCAACAGCTCCTGGGCACAAAGGGAATTTGATTTTCGGACAAATTCATGGCGTAAATGTTGTTATTATGCAAGGAAGATTTCATTTTTATGAAGGCTATCCGATGACTGTTGTTACTTATCCTGTCCGAGTTTTTTCACTTCTTGGAGTTAAATATCTGTTTGTTACAAATGCAGCCGGCGGAATTAATAAAAATTTCGGAGTAGGAGATATAATGCTTATAAATGATCATATTTGTATGACGCAAAATCCGCTTATAGGTAAAAACCTTGATGAATTTGGTGAGAGATTTCCTGACATGACTGTTCCCTATGATAAGGAATTGCGTAATATAGCATTGGAAGTTGCAAGAGGAGAGAGTATTGATTTGAAACAAGGAGTTTATATAGGAGTTACCGGTCCTTCGTTTGAAACAATTGCCGAAGTTAACTTCTTCCGTACTGTCGGTGCTGATGCTGTCGGAATGTCAACAGTTCCTGAAGTCATTGTGGCTCGCCATTGCGGCATGAAAGTTTTTGGCATGTCTATGATTACAAATGCAGCTGCAATGGAAGATGCATCCGTTTTAAACGACGGTGCCGATGTTCTTTACCAAGCCGATAAGGAAGCAAACAGAATGGAAAAAATTGTTCGTGAAATGATTAAAAGAATTAAAAGTTAA
- a CDS encoding Na+ dependent nucleoside transporter, whose protein sequence is MMKILKKPFLKKLSYVIAAICVLAVFIGMFTNSENANIFAQQSHGVLGVSAEISDEADTTKVMVVKPADDSIQVDSNNKLYDTISSLKPNITFKGVLRAILGIVVILFICWLLSRDRKAIKWKYIFSALAFQIIIAICILYVPFVATIFEFFGKIFVYVNRSAAEGMKFLMGGLMGESIGYVFAFNVLPTIVFFSAITSLLFHWGIIQVVVKWLGWFFSKIMGLTGVESLSLAGNIFLGQTEAPLIVKHYLPNAKDAEIFMVMVGGMATMSGGILASYIALLGGNDPVLQVAFAKHLLAASVMAAPAAVVIGRIIFPANTDPSEVVKIEKEEKKTNTLDVIAGGAIEGMKLAVNVATMLLVFIALIAFINFTFGKIGDWTTLNTWIGANTPYQKFSLEFLLGYALSPLMWLIGVPSGDVLELAQLLGIKTIVNEFVGYGALQGMIASGSLSVKGTVMAIYLLCGFANFSSIGIQIGGIGSLAPNKRYVLAKFGMLALFTAAVTALLSSIIMGMLLG, encoded by the coding sequence ATGATGAAAATACTAAAAAAACCTTTCTTAAAAAAACTTTCTTATGTTATAGCTGCCATTTGCGTACTTGCAGTGTTTATAGGAATGTTTACAAATAGTGAAAATGCTAATATTTTTGCACAACAATCTCATGGAGTGCTTGGCGTTTCTGCCGAAATTTCGGATGAAGCCGATACCACTAAGGTAATGGTCGTAAAGCCTGCTGATGATTCTATTCAGGTTGATTCTAACAATAAATTATATGATACTATTAGTTCCTTAAAACCTAATATAACTTTCAAAGGTGTGTTAAGAGCTATACTCGGTATTGTAGTCATTCTATTTATTTGTTGGTTGTTGAGCAGAGACAGGAAAGCTATAAAATGGAAATATATTTTTAGTGCTCTCGCATTCCAGATAATAATAGCAATTTGTATTCTGTATGTTCCTTTTGTTGCTACAATCTTTGAATTCTTCGGAAAAATATTCGTTTATGTAAATCGCTCCGCAGCCGAAGGTATGAAGTTTTTGATGGGAGGATTGATGGGTGAATCTATTGGTTATGTCTTTGCATTTAATGTTTTGCCTACTATTGTATTTTTCTCCGCAATAACCAGTTTGTTATTTCATTGGGGAATTATACAAGTTGTTGTAAAATGGCTGGGATGGTTCTTTTCAAAAATAATGGGATTAACCGGAGTTGAAAGCTTGTCTTTGGCAGGAAATATTTTTCTCGGACAAACCGAAGCGCCCTTGATTGTCAAGCATTATCTTCCTAATGCCAAAGATGCTGAAATATTTATGGTAATGGTAGGAGGTATGGCAACAATGTCCGGAGGTATTTTGGCTTCCTATATTGCGCTGCTTGGAGGAAATGATCCGGTTTTACAAGTTGCTTTTGCCAAACATCTTCTTGCTGCATCAGTGATGGCTGCGCCGGCGGCCGTTGTAATCGGTAGAATTATTTTCCCTGCCAATACCGATCCTTCGGAAGTTGTTAAAATTGAAAAAGAAGAGAAGAAAACCAATACCCTTGATGTTATTGCAGGCGGCGCTATAGAAGGAATGAAACTCGCTGTAAACGTTGCTACAATGCTTCTGGTATTCATAGCATTGATAGCATTTATTAATTTTACTTTCGGAAAAATTGGCGACTGGACAACTCTTAATACTTGGATTGGTGCCAATACTCCTTATCAAAAATTTTCTCTGGAATTTTTATTAGGATATGCACTTTCTCCTTTGATGTGGCTCATTGGCGTTCCATCGGGAGATGTACTTGAATTGGCACAATTATTAGGAATAAAAACTATTGTTAATGAGTTTGTTGGTTATGGCGCTTTGCAAGGAATGATTGCGTCTGGCTCATTATCAGTTAAAGGAACTGTAATGGCAATTTATTTACTTTGCGGATTCGCTAACTTCAGCTCCATTGGAATTCAAATAGGTGGTATCGGTTCTTTAGCTCCAAATAAACGTTACGTACTTGCTAAGTTCGGCATGTTGGCTTTGTTTACTGCTGCTGTAACAGCTTTGCTATCATCAATAATCATGGGAATGTTATTAGGGTAA
- a CDS encoding NAD(P)-binding domain-containing protein has product MEENNGKPLIVIIGAGTFGTALANAFSKNPDIVVRLLSIETEVVESINQKGVNTVYFPNIQLYPQLKATTNNNILKKASAILLAIPSSAIISYLDSLKEFIPDDAIIVNLAKGFGEGEVIISQYIAENYINPIAAMKGPSFAIEVMNNMPTGYTFGTENIQNYEIFKLYAQHTNIRFDYTNDILGVELLSIMKNIYSIIIGVVDAHYDSANVRFLVSTKVFNELRKALVTFGGSEETIFKYCGYGDFLLTSLNDLSRNRTMGLFIGKGFIKDLVSDNIVLEGKRSLNIFYNVLKKDKIVDFPENDFPILFELYKLMNKEYDQRKFIYNIVNVY; this is encoded by the coding sequence ATGGAAGAAAATAATGGCAAACCACTAATAGTGATAATTGGCGCCGGAACTTTCGGTACGGCATTAGCTAATGCTTTCAGTAAAAATCCGGATATTGTTGTACGACTTTTATCTATCGAAACGGAAGTGGTAGAAAGTATTAACCAAAAAGGCGTTAATACTGTATACTTTCCAAACATTCAATTATATCCGCAATTAAAAGCTACTACAAATAATAATATACTAAAAAAAGCGTCGGCAATATTGTTGGCAATTCCCTCATCTGCAATCATTTCATATTTAGACAGTTTAAAAGAATTTATTCCTGACGACGCAATAATTGTTAATTTAGCAAAGGGTTTCGGCGAAGGAGAAGTTATTATTTCTCAATACATTGCAGAAAATTATATAAATCCGATAGCTGCCATGAAAGGCCCATCATTTGCTATAGAAGTGATGAACAACATGCCGACAGGTTATACTTTCGGCACTGAAAATATTCAGAATTACGAAATATTCAAACTTTATGCTCAGCATACCAATATTCGTTTCGATTATACCAATGATATTCTCGGAGTTGAATTACTGAGTATTATGAAGAATATTTATTCAATTATTATCGGTGTTGTTGATGCGCACTATGATTCTGCAAACGTACGCTTTTTAGTTTCAACAAAAGTTTTTAACGAATTACGTAAAGCTCTCGTCACATTCGGAGGCTCCGAAGAAACAATTTTTAAATATTGCGGCTATGGTGATTTTCTTCTTACGTCTTTAAACGACCTTAGCAGAAACAGAACAATGGGATTGTTTATCGGTAAAGGATTTATCAAGGATCTTGTTTCCGACAACATAGTGCTTGAAGGAAAGCGTTCTTTAAATATTTTCTATAATGTATTGAAGAAAGACAAAATTGTTGATTTTCCTGAAAACGACTTCCCTATTCTTTTCGAGTTATATAAATTGATGAATAAAGAATACGATCAAAGAAAATTTATCTATAATATTGTAAATGTTTATTGA
- a CDS encoding acyltransferase, with translation MEDINFDDIRPYFDEEIPEAMQKLAEDKNLYEVFKYVFPHHPAEKIKNIVLQIKTIDQMQRRVMFPVVMQLMSKTSTGLSSDGIKYLDHSKANLFISNHRDIVLDTGILQIILVQNKFNTTGITFGDNLLMSEMIRIIAKSNKLFIAYRGKDMKEFWNRSSKMSRYIRYQITKMNQSVWIAQRNGRTKDGDDKTDQGVIKMFNMSSSGDFVKDLLELNITPCAVSYEYEPCDFLKTFELYLTRRGPYEKHEDEDLNSILAGLTQNKGKIHFAFAKPLTETEIVEADSYTKNDKYRFIANLIDERIHANFKLWKNNYIAHDIINNSDTYFEYYSLSEKEDFINYMNKGFNDILEKGFYGRKDFALDELKEIFLNIYANPIKNKK, from the coding sequence ATGGAAGATATTAATTTTGATGATATTAGACCGTATTTCGATGAAGAAATACCTGAAGCGATGCAAAAATTAGCTGAGGATAAAAATCTTTATGAGGTTTTTAAATACGTTTTTCCGCATCATCCCGCAGAAAAAATTAAAAACATAGTTCTTCAGATAAAAACTATCGATCAAATGCAGCGACGAGTGATGTTTCCTGTTGTTATGCAACTGATGAGCAAAACTTCTACCGGTTTAAGCAGCGACGGTATAAAATATTTGGATCATTCAAAAGCTAATTTATTTATTAGTAATCACAGAGATATAGTTTTAGATACGGGAATTTTGCAGATTATTTTAGTTCAAAATAAATTTAATACAACCGGCATAACTTTCGGAGATAATTTATTAATGTCTGAAATGATTCGGATTATTGCAAAATCCAATAAACTTTTTATTGCATATAGAGGTAAAGATATGAAAGAGTTTTGGAATCGTTCTTCCAAAATGTCTCGTTATATTAGATATCAGATTACCAAGATGAATCAATCGGTATGGATTGCGCAACGAAACGGCAGAACAAAGGATGGAGATGATAAAACCGATCAAGGCGTAATTAAAATGTTCAATATGAGTAGTTCCGGAGATTTTGTTAAAGACCTTCTCGAACTGAATATTACTCCCTGCGCTGTTTCTTATGAATATGAACCTTGTGATTTTTTAAAAACTTTCGAATTATATTTGACGAGGCGCGGTCCGTACGAAAAACATGAAGATGAAGATTTAAACAGTATTCTTGCAGGTCTAACACAGAATAAAGGAAAAATCCATTTTGCTTTTGCTAAACCACTTACCGAAACCGAAATAGTTGAAGCCGACAGTTATACGAAGAATGACAAATACAGGTTTATAGCAAACCTTATTGATGAAAGAATACATGCTAATTTTAAATTATGGAAGAATAATTATATTGCTCACGATATAATAAATAATTCGGATACTTATTTCGAATATTATTCATTAAGTGAAAAGGAAGATTTTATTAATTATATGAATAAAGGATTTAATGACATTTTGGAAAAGGGATTTTATGGCCGAAAAGATTTTGCTCTTGATGAACTGAAAGAAATTTTTCTAAATATTTATGCTAACCCGATTAAAAACAAAAAATAA
- a CDS encoding C10 family peptidase encodes MKKFLLITLILFLGTTAFSQAIDINSAKYYAQQWLNIANNESAEDLICVYTHSNGEKSQDYFYIFNSNANKTFIIVSADERVLPILGYSDEGCFDTNNFPPNMKAWLDGYAAEMDYIFSLDNIEKHPEWQSISEGNINKGTDAVEPLINLHWDQSPHYNALCPGNSVTGCVATAMAMIMKYWNHPVKGYGQSSYYHSTYGILSANYDTTFYQWDQMPIQVTSPNIAVATLMYHCGVSVRMQYDPSASGAYTTDVVYALKTYFGYQSQCTHKNKEDYSITDWENMMRAELDLGRPMQYHGSDVSYGGHSFNLDGYNDNNQFHFNWGWSGSGNGYFTISNLNVGWYQFNSNQGVVMNIEPNWDIICNEAQNLVGNINGSTVTLTWDAPEESDLTLEEYEIYKDGIKIGTTTETSFTEENISFGEYEYCINAVYDNGCVSPYKVCTTINSTACLPPADLQAIADNSTVNLSWTAPANSPNLDVYKIYRLDEFIGETIETEYTDEDLDNGNYEYCVIAIYNEIYESDEICDDVTVFTVGIINNNNEIKIYPNPASDYINIEAENITEISIIDISGKTVKNIQTKSNQITITTSELLDGIYFLKITFEDNKSVYNKFIINN; translated from the coding sequence ATGAAAAAATTTCTACTTATTACACTTATTCTTTTTCTCGGTACAACTGCTTTTTCACAAGCAATTGACATCAATTCTGCTAAATACTATGCACAACAATGGTTAAATATTGCAAATAATGAATCTGCAGAAGATTTAATTTGCGTTTACACTCATTCTAATGGTGAAAAATCACAAGATTATTTTTATATTTTCAACAGTAATGCAAACAAAACATTTATAATTGTTTCCGCTGATGAAAGAGTTTTACCAATTTTAGGATATTCTGACGAAGGATGTTTTGATACAAATAATTTTCCTCCCAATATGAAAGCATGGTTAGATGGTTATGCCGCTGAAATGGATTATATCTTTTCTTTAGATAATATTGAAAAACATCCTGAATGGCAAAGCATTTCGGAAGGCAATATAAATAAAGGAACAGATGCTGTTGAACCATTAATAAATTTACATTGGGATCAATCGCCACATTACAATGCACTTTGCCCCGGCAATAGTGTTACTGGATGTGTTGCTACCGCTATGGCAATGATAATGAAATACTGGAACCATCCTGTAAAAGGATATGGCCAATCTTCATATTATCATTCAACTTATGGTATTTTATCTGCTAATTACGATACAACATTTTATCAATGGGATCAAATGCCAATTCAGGTTACTTCTCCGAATATTGCCGTTGCAACTCTTATGTATCATTGTGGAGTTAGTGTCCGTATGCAATATGATCCGAGCGCAAGCGGTGCATATACTACAGATGTAGTTTATGCTTTAAAAACATATTTTGGTTATCAAAGTCAGTGTACTCATAAAAATAAAGAAGACTATTCAATCACTGATTGGGAAAATATGATGAGAGCAGAACTGGATCTGGGAAGACCAATGCAATATCACGGCAGCGATGTATCATATGGTGGGCATTCATTTAATTTAGACGGATATAATGATAATAACCAATTTCATTTCAATTGGGGTTGGAGTGGTAGCGGAAACGGATATTTCACAATATCTAATCTCAATGTAGGTTGGTATCAATTTAACTCCAATCAGGGCGTTGTAATGAATATTGAACCTAATTGGGATATAATTTGTAATGAGGCTCAAAATTTAGTTGGAAATATTAACGGTTCCACCGTAACACTTACATGGGATGCTCCTGAAGAAAGCGATCTTACTTTAGAAGAATATGAAATTTATAAAGACGGTATAAAAATTGGAACAACAACAGAAACTTCTTTCACAGAGGAAAATATTAGTTTCGGAGAATATGAATATTGTATTAATGCCGTTTACGATAATGGATGTGTATCACCATATAAAGTTTGTACAACTATCAACAGTACGGCTTGTTTACCTCCTGCTGATTTGCAAGCTATTGCGGATAATTCAACAGTAAATTTATCTTGGACTGCCCCCGCGAATTCTCCAAACTTAGACGTTTATAAAATTTATCGTTTAGATGAATTTATCGGAGAAACAATTGAAACCGAATATACCGACGAAGATCTTGATAATGGTAATTATGAATATTGCGTAATTGCTATTTATAATGAAATATATGAATCCGATGAGATTTGCGATGATGTTACTGTATTTACAGTAGGTATTATTAACAATAATAATGAAATAAAAATCTATCCGAATCCCGCAAGTGATTATATAAATATTGAAGCTGAAAATATTACAGAAATTTCAATAATTGACATAAGTGGAAAAACTGTAAAAAACATACAAACAAAAAGTAATCAAATCACAATTACCACAAGTGAACTCTTAGATGGTATTTATTTCCTTAAAATTACCTTTGAAGATAATAAATCTGTTTACAATAAATTTATTATAAATAATTAG
- the typA gene encoding translational GTPase TypA — MQNIVNVAIIAHVDHGKTTLVDRMLHQAKLFRVNQEVKDLILDNNDLERERGITILSKNVSVRYNDIKINIIDTPGHSDFGGEVERILNMADGVLLVVDAFEGPMPQTRFVLQKAIELNLKPILVINKVDKPNCKPDEVQEAVFDLMFNLGASEEQLDFDTVYGSAKHGWMGPDYKNPTSDIAYLMDSIIKNIQPKPIQEGNLQLMISSLDYSSYLGRIAVGRLNRGTICMGQDVSLVKRDGSIVKSKIKELYVFEGLAKEKIKTPIEGGEICALLGPEGFDIGDTIADIDNPEPLKPIKVDEPTMSMLFTINNSPFYGRDGKYVTSRNLRERLYKEAEKNLALRIEETNSPDSYIVYGRGVLHLSILIETMRREGFELQVGQPKVVTKEIDGSLCEPIEELTILVPEDFSGKVIEQVTQRKGEIVGIETKNDRIQLDFHIPSRGIIGLRNNVLTVSEGEAIMSHRFNSFEPWKGDIGIKHTGAIIAKDTGTAIAYSINKLQDRGSFFIEPNDDVYEGQVIGVHSHSTDIVCNVTVTKKLTNMRASGSDEKTHIAPAIKMSLEEYMEYIGNDEYLEITPKHLRIRKIILDPNERKRDAIKNNN, encoded by the coding sequence ATGCAAAATATTGTAAATGTTGCTATTATCGCACACGTTGATCATGGGAAAACAACTTTAGTTGACAGGATGCTACATCAAGCAAAACTTTTTAGAGTAAATCAAGAGGTGAAAGACCTAATTCTTGATAATAATGATTTGGAACGTGAACGAGGAATTACGATATTGTCGAAAAATGTTTCGGTAAGATATAATGATATAAAAATAAACATCATAGATACTCCCGGTCATAGTGACTTCGGTGGTGAAGTTGAAAGAATTTTAAATATGGCAGATGGCGTTCTATTAGTAGTAGATGCTTTTGAAGGTCCGATGCCGCAAACACGGTTCGTTTTGCAAAAAGCTATCGAACTTAATCTAAAACCAATATTAGTAATTAATAAGGTTGATAAACCTAATTGTAAGCCCGATGAAGTTCAGGAAGCTGTATTTGACTTAATGTTTAATCTTGGTGCCTCGGAAGAACAATTGGATTTTGATACTGTTTACGGCTCGGCAAAACATGGCTGGATGGGACCGGATTATAAAAACCCGACTTCCGATATTGCATATTTAATGGATTCAATCATTAAAAACATTCAACCCAAACCCATACAAGAAGGAAATCTTCAGCTTATGATATCATCACTTGATTATTCTTCATACTTGGGACGAATTGCTGTAGGAAGATTGAACCGCGGTACAATATGTATGGGACAAGATGTTTCTCTGGTAAAAAGAGACGGCAGTATTGTGAAATCAAAAATAAAAGAACTTTATGTTTTTGAAGGTTTGGCTAAAGAAAAGATAAAAACGCCTATTGAAGGTGGTGAAATATGTGCATTACTAGGTCCCGAAGGTTTTGACATAGGAGATACTATTGCGGATATTGATAACCCGGAACCTTTGAAACCGATCAAGGTGGATGAACCGACTATGAGCATGCTCTTTACAATAAATAATTCACCGTTTTACGGAAGAGACGGCAAGTATGTAACCTCTCGTAATTTAAGAGAACGTTTGTATAAAGAAGCTGAAAAAAATCTTGCTTTAAGAATTGAAGAGACAAATTCACCCGATTCATATATTGTATATGGAAGAGGTGTTTTACACTTATCAATTCTTATTGAAACTATGAGACGTGAGGGTTTTGAATTACAAGTCGGTCAGCCTAAGGTTGTTACCAAGGAAATAGACGGGTCACTATGTGAACCTATTGAGGAGTTGACGATTTTAGTTCCTGAAGATTTTTCCGGAAAAGTTATTGAGCAGGTCACACAACGAAAAGGCGAGATTGTTGGCATTGAAACTAAAAACGATAGAATACAATTGGATTTTCATATTCCTTCGAGAGGAATTATAGGATTAAGGAACAATGTTTTAACCGTTTCCGAAGGAGAAGCAATAATGTCACATCGTTTTAATAGTTTTGAACCTTGGAAAGGTGATATAGGAATAAAACATACAGGTGCAATAATTGCCAAAGATACCGGCACCGCAATCGCTTATTCCATAAACAAACTTCAAGACAGAGGCAGCTTCTTTATTGAACCGAATGATGATGTTTACGAAGGACAGGTAATAGGAGTTCATAGTCATTCTACCGACATTGTTTGTAATGTAACAGTTACAAAAAAGTTGACCAATATGCGGGCTTCCGGTTCCGATGAAAAAACGCACATTGCACCGGCAATAAAGATGTCGCTCGAAGAATATATGGAATACATTGGTAATGACGAATATTTGGAGATTACGCCAAAACATTTACGTATAAGAAAGATTATTCTTGATCCTAATGAAAGAAAACGGGATGCAATAAAGAATAATAATTAA
- a CDS encoding thymidylate synthase, translating into MKQYLDLLSRILSDGVVKDDRTGTGTISVFGHQMRFDLSEGFPLLTTKKLHLKSIIYELLWFLNGDTNTKYLKDHGVSIWDEWADENGNLGRIYGAQWRSWQSSDGRIIDQITEVVNSLKNNPNSRRHIVSAWNVGDLDKMALPPCHILFQFYVANNKLSCMLYQRSCDVFLGIPFNIASYALLLLMMAQVTGYEPGEFIHTLGDAHIYNNHIEQAELQLVREPYILPKMILNKDVKSIFDFTYEDFTLQDYQAHPHIKAAVSK; encoded by the coding sequence ATGAAACAGTATTTAGATTTATTAAGTAGAATTCTTTCCGATGGTGTTGTGAAAGATGATAGAACCGGTACCGGAACTATTAGCGTGTTCGGCCATCAAATGCGTTTTGATCTTTCCGAAGGATTTCCTCTTCTGACAACAAAAAAACTTCACCTGAAATCTATTATATATGAACTCCTTTGGTTTCTTAATGGTGACACAAATACCAAATACTTAAAAGATCATGGAGTTTCAATCTGGGACGAATGGGCAGATGAAAACGGGAATTTAGGTAGAATATACGGTGCACAATGGCGATCTTGGCAATCTTCCGACGGAAGGATTATTGACCAGATTACAGAAGTAGTTAATTCATTGAAAAATAATCCTAATTCAAGAAGGCACATAGTTTCTGCCTGGAATGTCGGTGATCTTGATAAAATGGCGCTTCCGCCTTGCCATATACTCTTCCAATTTTATGTTGCAAACAACAAACTGTCGTGTATGCTCTACCAACGTAGTTGTGACGTGTTTTTAGGAATACCTTTCAATATCGCTTCTTATGCTCTGCTCCTTTTGATGATGGCGCAAGTTACCGGTTATGAACCCGGAGAATTTATTCACACACTTGGAGATGCTCATATTTATAACAACCATATAGAACAAGCAGAATTACAACTTGTACGCGAACCTTACATACTTCCGAAAATGATACTTAACAAAGATGTAAAATCAATCTTCGATTTCACATACGAAGATTTCACCTTGCAAGATTATCAAGCACATCCGCATATTAAAGCCGCCGTTTCAAAATAA
- a CDS encoding helix-turn-helix domain-containing protein, translating to MIKEITPLTWQTNFKSNIDFDIQSIEEDFMLFDNVKVFPAFAYPFKVDVTTFIICTKGTARGKIGLKSYETTAPCMITLLADEILQHEYISDDFEGHFIVMSKRMTDNLLPDIQERLPVALSVRQNPSILLNEDDLNLLKGYYYMLKRVVEMIENPHRKNIVQHLMIAFYYHSNSGLRKTQQQESLPTKQNEYVERFLTLAEKYYKLERQVGFYAEKLHITPKYLSQIIKTNTGKSANDWIDDYVMLEAKALLKSSKLTIQQISDEFNFADQSIFGKYFKRIEGVSPKEYRGM from the coding sequence ATGATAAAAGAAATTACGCCGCTTACGTGGCAAACAAATTTTAAAAGCAATATAGATTTTGACATTCAGTCTATTGAAGAAGATTTTATGTTGTTCGACAATGTGAAAGTGTTTCCTGCATTTGCTTACCCGTTCAAGGTTGACGTCACAACATTTATCATTTGCACCAAAGGTACGGCACGCGGAAAAATCGGATTAAAATCGTATGAAACTACTGCACCTTGTATGATTACATTACTTGCTGACGAAATTCTACAACACGAATATATCAGCGATGATTTTGAAGGCCATTTTATTGTCATGTCGAAACGAATGACGGACAACCTGTTGCCGGATATTCAGGAACGCTTGCCTGTTGCGCTTTCGGTACGTCAAAATCCGTCTATACTTCTCAATGAAGACGATTTGAATTTGTTGAAAGGCTATTACTATATGCTGAAAAGAGTAGTTGAAATGATTGAAAATCCTCACCGTAAAAACATTGTGCAGCATTTAATGATCGCTTTTTATTATCATTCGAATTCGGGATTGCGTAAAACTCAGCAACAAGAGAGCCTGCCTACAAAACAAAATGAATATGTAGAGCGTTTTCTGACGCTTGCTGAAAAGTACTACAAGTTAGAACGACAAGTGGGATTTTATGCCGAAAAATTACATATCACGCCCAAATATCTGTCGCAAATAATCAAGACAAATACTGGCAAATCGGCAAATGATTGGATTGACGATTATGTTATGCTCGAGGCAAAAGCGCTTTTGAAATCGTCAAAGCTGACTATCCAACAAATCAGTGACGAATTCAACTTTGCCGACCAATCTATTTTTGGTAAGTATTTTAAACGGATTGAAGGCGTATCACCAAAAGAATACAGAGGAATGTAA